A window of Halogeometricum sp. S1BR25-6 genomic DNA:
CGCCGACGCCGGCGCCGACGTGACCCTCCTCGAGAAGAACGAACAGTTGGGCGGGCGGGCGAGTCGCCTCGAACGGGACGGGTTCCGCTTCGACATGGGGCCCTCGTGGTATCTCATGCCCGACGTGTTCGAGGACTTCTTCGGCCACTTCGACCGCACGCCCTCGGATTACTACGGGCTGACGCGACTGGACCCCCACTACCGCATCTTCTTCAAGGACGGCGACAGCGTCGACATGGTGTCGGACCTCGAAGCGAACAAGGAGACGTTCGAGTCGTACGAACCCGGCGCGGGCGAGCAGTTCGAGAAGTACCTGGAGAAATCCGAGAAGAACTACGAGGTGGGGATGGAGCACTTCGTCTACACCGACCGGACCGAACTCTCCGATTTCGCCACCTGGGACGTGATGAAGAACGCGCGCGGCCTCTCGCTCGTCGGGTCGATGCAGGACCACGTCGAGCGCTACTTCTCGCACCCGAAACTCCAGCAGATCATGCAGTACACCCTCGTCTTCCTCGGGGGCGCGCCGAACAACACTCCGGCGCTGTACAACCTCATGAGCCACGTCGATTTCAACATGGGCGTCTACTACCCCGACGGCGGACTCGGCGGCGTCGTCGACGGCATGGCCGAACTCGGCAAGGAACTCGGCGTCGACTTCCGCGTGAACGCCCCGGCGACGGAGATTCGCGGCCGCGAGGGCGGGTTCGTCGTCCGCACCGAGGGCGGGGAGTTCTACTCCGACTACGTCGTCAGCGACGCCGACTACCGACACACGGAGATGGACCTCCTGCCCGAGGGCAAGCGGCAGTACGACGAGGACTACTGGGACACCCGGACGTACGCCCCCTCCGCCTACTTACTCTACCTCGGCGTCGAGGGCGACGTGCCGAACCTCGAACACCACACGCTCGTCCTCCCGACGGACTGGAACGACCACTTCGAGAAGATATTCGACGACCCGGCGTGGCCCGACGACCCCGCCTACTACCTCTGCGTCCCCTCGAAGACGGACGACGACGTCGCCCCCGAGGGACACTCGAACCTGTTCGCTCTCGTGCCCATCGCCGCCGGACTCGACGACACGCCGGAGCGGAGAGAAGAGTATCGAAACCTCGTACTGGACGACATCGCGGAGCACACCGACGAGGACCTGCGCGACCGCATCGTCTTCGAGGAGTCCTTCTGCGTGAGCGACTTCGCCGAGCGCTACAACAGCACGCGCGGGACGGCGCTGGGCCTCGCGCACACGCTCAGGCAGACGGCGCTCCTGCGCCCGCCGCACCACTCCGAGGAGGTTCCCGGCCTCTACTTCACGGGGTCGTTCACCACGCCCGGCATCGGCGTCCCGATGTGTCTCATCAGCGGACGTCTGACGGCCGAAGAGATGGCCGAACGGGTCGCGTGACGCGCGCCGCGTCCGCCCGCGGCCGACTCTCCTATCTCTTCACGCTGTCGCGGCCGCGCTTTTGGCTCTACCTCGCCGGCCCCGTCCTCGTCGGCGCCGCCTTCGCCGCCGACGTCGTGAGCGACCTGTACGCCCTACCCACCCTCGTCCTCGCGGGCTACTTCCTCCTGCCGGCGAA
This region includes:
- a CDS encoding phytoene desaturase family protein, translating into MKSVSDLSAVEGSSVVVVGGGFGGLSTACYLADAGADVTLLEKNEQLGGRASRLERDGFRFDMGPSWYLMPDVFEDFFGHFDRTPSDYYGLTRLDPHYRIFFKDGDSVDMVSDLEANKETFESYEPGAGEQFEKYLEKSEKNYEVGMEHFVYTDRTELSDFATWDVMKNARGLSLVGSMQDHVERYFSHPKLQQIMQYTLVFLGGAPNNTPALYNLMSHVDFNMGVYYPDGGLGGVVDGMAELGKELGVDFRVNAPATEIRGREGGFVVRTEGGEFYSDYVVSDADYRHTEMDLLPEGKRQYDEDYWDTRTYAPSAYLLYLGVEGDVPNLEHHTLVLPTDWNDHFEKIFDDPAWPDDPAYYLCVPSKTDDDVAPEGHSNLFALVPIAAGLDDTPERREEYRNLVLDDIAEHTDEDLRDRIVFEESFCVSDFAERYNSTRGTALGLAHTLRQTALLRPPHHSEEVPGLYFTGSFTTPGIGVPMCLISGRLTAEEMAERVA